The proteins below come from a single Panicum hallii strain FIL2 chromosome 7, PHallii_v3.1, whole genome shotgun sequence genomic window:
- the LOC112901505 gene encoding stress enhanced protein 2, chloroplastic, with amino-acid sequence MATAARAIICELAPQKVAAATAPSVPAPPKKRDAGKVVLQPRLCTLRSYGAGSGVVTRRILAGAEEGSGAADSGGSAASPFFASLADYIESSRKSQDFETISGRLAMVAFAAAVAVELTTGSSLFKKLDTMEIEEAAGLCVAVVACAAAFAWASSARTRIGQMFTLGCNAFVDSLIDNIVEALFSESELQDWSDDI; translated from the exons ATGGCGACCGCGGCGCGCGCGATCATCTGCGAGCTGGCGCCgcagaaggtggcggcggcaacGGCGCCGTCGGTGCCCGCGCCCCCGAAGAAGCGCGACGCCGGGAAGGTGGTGCTCCAGCCCCGGCTCTGCACGCTGCGGTCGTACGGCGCCGGCAGCGGCGTGGTGACGCGGAGGATTCtggcgggggcggaggaggggagCGGGGCCGCGGACTCGGGCGGCTCTGCTGCCTCCCCGTTCTTCGCGTCGCTGGCCGACTACATCGAGAGCTCCCGCAAGAGCCAGGACTTCGagaccatctccggccgccTCGCCATG GTGGCTttcgcggcggccgtggcggtggAGCTGACGACGGGCAGCTCGCTGTTCAAGAAGCTGGACACGATGGAGATCGAGGAAGCGGCGGGGTTGTGCGTGGCCGTGGTCGCCTGCGCCGCGGCGTTCGCGTGGGCATCCAGCGCGCGCACCAGGATCGGCCAGATGTTCACGCTGGGGTGCAACGCCTTCGTCGACTCCCTCATCGACAACATCGTCGAGGCGCTCTTCTCCGAGAGCGAGCTGCAGGACTGGTCCGACGACATCTGA
- the LOC112899229 gene encoding uncharacterized aarF domain-containing protein kinase At1g71810, chloroplastic, protein MLLLQPRAVPAPALRERPPPPRPRPRRRLVPPPLAAASGSIAVSSDEDAFTRCSGYLFEEGAATESELPTSYDLPGIAAVYRRRPLLVLRRSLQIGTSFGRWFALRYLDRVNERADGMFELRAAQLRRILLELGPAFVKIAQAVSSRPDVIPPAYLDELSLLQDRIAPFSTEAAFNIIEKELRLPLDMIFSEISPEPVAAASLGQVYQAKLRSNGKVVAVKVQRPGVQAAISLDIYILRFLASLARKAAKLNTDLPAVLDEWASSLFREMDYREEARNGLKFRELFGKFRDVSVPEMYMEQTTRRVLVMEWIEGEKLSEVRDQYLVEVGVYCSLSQLLEYGFYHADPHPGNLLRTVDGKLAYLDFGMMGEFRQELRDGFIEACLHLVNRDFDALAKDFITLGLLPPTAQKGEVTKALTGVFENAVNRGVQNISFGDLSGNLGRTMYKFKFQIPSYFSLVIRSLAVLEGIAISFNPNYKVLGSSYPWIARKVLTDNSPKLRSTLQALLYKDGTFQIDRLESLLSESLRARTEQSLVRNQQEDVDSTRYAIKQVLSFTLTDQGAFVKDLLLQEIAKGIDALGVATLSSATSAAASRLPFAGGPSPLTSLDDEDVTNLRNLYRLLLLLSKVSQKENSSPIPGNSSAIENEGGSTDELSLVLYEMTSLPEFLPVISIIPELPPESQQQLLLLPTDLASRILSRAVARTIRRMFI, encoded by the exons ATGCTTCTACTCCAGCCCCGCGCAGTCCCTGCGCCCGCTCTGCGAGAAAGGCCACCGCCACCTCGGCCACGGCCTCGCCGGCGACTGGTGCCGCCTCCTCTCGCCGCGGCGTCCGGCTCCATCGCCGTCAGCTCCGATGAGGATGCCTTCACCAGGTGCTCCGGGTACCTGTTCGAGGAGGGCGCAGCCACCGAGTCGGAGCTCCCCACCTCGTACGACCTCCCTGGCATCGCCGCCGtgtaccgccgccgcccgctcctcgtGCTCCGTCGCTCGCTGCAGATCGGCACCTCCTTCGGCCGGTGGTTCGCGCTGCGCTACCTAGACCGCGTCAACGAGCGCGCCGACGGCATGTTCGAG CTTCGGGCGGCTCAGCTCAGGAGGATACTACTGGAACTTGGCCCT GCATTTGTGAAGATCGCACAAGCAGTTTCTTCACGGCCG GATGTTATTCCACCTGCGTACCTTGATGAGCTCTCGCTACTTCAGGACCGCATAGCACCATTTTCAACGGAGGCTGCTTTTAACATTATAGAAAAAGAGCTTCGGCTGCCACTGGATATGATTTTCTCTGAGATATCACCAGAGCCTGTTGCTGCTGCATCTCTTGGGCAG GTTTATCAGGCTAAACTTCGCTCCAATGGGAAGGTTGTTGCTGTCAAAGTACAAAGACCTGGTGTTCAAGCAGCAATTTCATTGGACATATATATCTTGAGGTTCCTAGCTAGTCTTGCAAGGAAGGCTGCCAAGTTGAACACAGACCTCCCG GCTGTGCTTGACGAGTGGGCATCAAGCCTATTTCGG GAGATGGATTATAGAGAAGAAGCAAGAAATGGACTTAAGTTCAG AGAGTTGTTTGGGAAATTTAGAGATGTCTCGGTTCCTGAAATGTATATGGAACAGACTACAAGGCGAGTCCTTGTCATGGAATGGATAGAG GGAGAAAAGTTGTCAGAAGTCAGAGATCAATATTTGGTTGAG GTTGGAGTATATTGTTCGCTTTCCCAGCTATTAGAATATGGATTTTATCATGCAGATCCACACCCCGGAAATCTTTTGCGTACAGTTGATGGGAAATTAGCCTACTTAG ATTTTGGGATGATGGGAGAATTCCGGCAAGAACTTCGTGATGGATTTATTGAAGCCTGTCTTCACCTTGTTAACCGTGATTTTGATGCTTTAGCAAAAGATTTTATCACTCTTGG TTTGCTTCCTCCAACTGCCCAGAAGGGTGAAGTAACGAAGGCATTGACAG GTGTATTTGAGAATGCTGTTAACAGAGGAGTTCAGAATATAAGCTTTGGAGATTTGTCAGGAAATCTTGGACGAACAAT GTATAAATTCAAGTTCCAGATACCTTCTTACTTTTCCCTTGTAATTCGAAG CCTTGCTGTCTTGGAAGGTATTGCAATCAGCTTTAATCCAAACTATAAAGTGCTGGGCAGTTCATACCCATGGATTGCAAGAAAAGTTCTCACTGACAATTCACCAAAGCTCCGATCAACTTTGCAGGCTCTTCTTTATAAG GATGGCACTTTCCAAATTGATCGTCTGGAGTCTTTGTTATCTGAG TCACTTCGTGCCAGAACAGAGCAATCATTGGTCAGAAATCAACAAGAAGATGTTGATAGTACGAGATATGCAATTAAGCAAGTCTTGTCATTCACACTCACGGACCAG GGTGCCTTTGTGAAGGATTTACTTCTTCAGGAGATTGCTAAG GGAATAGATGCACTTGGTGTAGCTACATTAAGCTCAGCAACATCTGCAGCAGCCTCCAGATTGCCATTTGCTGGTGGTCCATCCCCATTAACCTCACTAGATGACGAGGATGTCACTAACTTGAGAAATCTATATCGCCTGCTCCTACTTTTATCTAAGGTTTCTCAGAAGGAAAATTCATCTCCG ATTCCTGGAAATAGCAGTGCCATAGAGAACGAAGGTGGTAGCACAGATGAACTTTCTCTTGTGCTGTATGAAATGACATCTCTGCCAGAATTTTTGCCAGTTATTTCCATCATTCCTGAG CTTCCACCGGAGTCCCAACAGCAGTTGCTTCTTCTGCCAACAGATTTAGCAAGTCGTATTTTATCTCGGGCTGTTGCTAGAACCATTAGAAGAATGTTCATATAA
- the LOC112899230 gene encoding uncharacterized protein LOC112899230, with protein sequence MAIVAVLVAPTTASSSAPRRCWRAAAASSSAASGVDLKALQAAIDKKSSDDVKQALDQLRELGWAKRWSSQPYVSRRTTSLRELTTLGIKNAENLAIPSVRNDAAFLFTVVGTTGFLAVLAGQLPGDWGFFVPYLIGSISLIVLAVGSVAPGLLQAAIGAFSTVFPDYQERIARHEAAHFLVAYLIGLPILGYSLDIGKEHVNLIDEQLQKLIYSGQLDGKELDRLAVVSMAGLAAEGLEYDKVVGQSADLFTLQRFINRTKPQLSKDQQQNLTRWAVLFAASLLKNNKAAHEALMSAMSQKASVLGCIEAIENAS encoded by the exons ATGGCGATCGTGGCCGTGCTCGTCGCTCCCACCACCGCGAGCTCCTCCGCTCCACGCCGCTGCTGGCGCGCCGCGGCAGCCTCGTCTTCGGCGGCCTCCGGGGTGGACCTCAAGGCGCTGCAGGCCGCCATCGACAAG AAGAGCAGCGATGATGTGAAGCAGGCTCTGGACCAGCTGAGAGAGCTCGGTTGGGCCAAGCGGTGGAGCTCGCAGCCGTACGTGTCGCGACGCACG ACATCTCTGCGGGAACTCACTACGCTTGGAATCAAGAATGCCGAGAATTTGGCAATTCCAAGTGTTAGAAATGAT GCAGCATTTTTGTTTACGGTTGTCGGTACCACTGGATTCTTAGCCGTCCTTGCAGGCCAGCTCCCTGGG GATTGGGGCTTCTTTGTTCCCTATTTGATCGGAAGCATTTCATTGATCGTATTGGCTGTCGGGAGTGTTGCTCCAGG TCTTCTGCAAGCAGCAATTGGAGCGTTTTCTACAGTCTTTCCTGACTACCAGGAGAGAATTGCTAGGCATGAAGCTGCTCACTTCTTGG TTGCCTATTTGATTGGCCTCCCTATCCTGGGATATTCTTTGGACATTGGAAAGGAGCATGTTAATTTGATAGATGAGCAGTTACAGAAGCTAATATACAGTGGGCAGCTTGATGGAAAGGAACTAGACAG GTTAGCTGTAGTTTCAATGGCAGGACTGGCTGCTGAAGGTCTAGAATATGACAAAGTTGTAGGTCAATCAGCAGACCTTTTCACCCTCCAG AGGTTCATAAACAGAACTAAGCCGCAACTAAGCAAAGATCAGCAGCAAAACCTTACCAGATGGGCG GTTCTGTTTGCCGCATCACTTCTGAAGAACAACAAAGCAGCCCATGAAGCGCTCATGTCGGCGATGTCCCAGAAGGCCAGCGTGTTGGGGTGCATTGAAGCAATAGAGAATGCCTCCTGA
- the LOC112899232 gene encoding shikimate kinase 3, chloroplastic, with amino-acid sequence MEASAGIRPRPGAWAGLEKPRGGGAYSARVPAVRLTAEKLPPRLALGTDPRRSADPVLRAAKLKASCCKKPAGTEKVHYSADEALILQQKAQDVLPYLDGRCVYLVGMMGSGKTTVGKILAEVLGYSFFDSDKLVEKAVGISSVAEIFQLHSEAFFRDNESEVLRDLSSMHRLVVATGGGAVIRPINWSYMKKGLTVWLDVPLDALARRIAAVGTASRPLLHQESGDPYAKAYAKLTSLFEQRMDSYANADARVSLEHIALKQGHNDVTILTPSTIAIEALLKMESFLTEKAMVRN; translated from the exons ATGGAGGCGAGCGCGGGCATCCGGCCGCGGCCCGGTGCCTGGGCCGGGCTCGAGaagccgcgcggcggcggcgcttacTCTGCAAGGGTCCCGGCGGTGAGGCTCACGGCGGAGAAGCTGCCGCCGAGGCTGGCTCTGGGAACCGATCCGCGGAGGAGCGCGGATCCTGTGCTCCGTGCCGCCAAGCTGAAAGCTTCGTGTTGTAAGAAACCGGCAG GTACTGAAAAGGTCCACTACTCTGCTGATGAAGCTCTCATACTACAG CAAAAAGCCCAGGATGTTCTCCCTTACTTGGATGGCCGATGCGTTTATCTAGTTG GAATGATGGGTTCAGGCAAAACTACAGTTGGGAAGATATTAGCTGAAGTACTAGGTTATTCATTCTTCGACAG TGATAAGTTGGTAGAGAAGGCTGTCGGTATATCATCTGTTGCTGAGATTTTTCAGCTCCACAGTGAAGCGTTCTTCAGAGATAATGAG AGTGAGGTCCTAAGGGATTTGTCATCAATGCATCGGTTAGTTGTTGCAACTGGAGGTGGTGCCGTGATCCGACCAATCAATTG GAGTTACATGAAGAAAGGGCTGACTGTGTGGTTAGATGTTCCACTGGATGCACTTGCAAGAAGGATTGCTGCCGTGGGAACTGCATCTCGGCCCCTCTTGCATCAGGAATCTGGTGACCCATATGCAAAG GCTTATGCAAAACTTACATCACTTTTTGAGCAAAGAATGGACTCATATGCTAATGCTGATGCCAGAGTTTCACTTGAAC ATATTGCATTAAAACAAGGGCATAATGACGTCACTATACTTACACCTAGTACCATCGCCATTGAG GCATTGCTAAAGATGGAAAGTTTTCTTACTGAGAAGGCCATGGTCAGAAACTGA
- the LOC112901147 gene encoding uncharacterized protein LOC112901147 produces MASYFAAQLKDMFFGLVERITGYGWSEGQDGSSGAQEPSKLTSEEVSPAEEEVTVVQNIQIRARSSADPIVSGGTKPQVN; encoded by the exons ATGGCCAGCTACTTCGCGGCGCAGCTCAAGGACATGTTCTTCGGGCTCGTCGAGCGCATCACGGGCTATGGCTGGAGCGAAGGCCAGGATGGTTCGTCAG GTGCACAAGAGCCCTCCAAGCTGACATCTGAAGAGGTCTCTCCAGCTGAAGAAGAGGTGACCGTGGTACAGAACATTCAGATCAGAGCAAGAAGCAGCGCGGATCCCATTGTGTCAGGTGGCACAAAGCCTCAGGTTAACTAG